The Mesorhizobium loti genome includes a region encoding these proteins:
- a CDS encoding CsbD family protein, with the protein MGSTSDKASGLANQAVGKAKEGVGKAVGNDRLRAEGAAQEAKGKVQKAVGDAKSAVKDATNKTAAAINKNL; encoded by the coding sequence ATGGGAAGCACCAGCGACAAGGCTTCTGGCCTCGCCAATCAGGCCGTAGGCAAAGCCAAGGAAGGCGTCGGCAAGGCCGTCGGCAATGACCGTCTGCGCGCCGAAGGCGCCGCGCAGGAAGCCAAGGGCAAGGTCCAGAAAGCTGTTGGCGACGCAAAGTCCGCCGTCAAGGACGCGACCAATAAGACGGCCGCCGCGATCAACAAGAACCTCTGA
- a CDS encoding putative RiPP precursor — protein MKKAYEKPVLVKRQKLPVVTAQTIPSSGPIGPAG, from the coding sequence ATGAAGAAGGCCTATGAAAAGCCGGTGCTGGTCAAACGGCAGAAGCTGCCGGTGGTGACGGCGCAGACAATCCCATCATCGGGTCCGATAGGCCCGGCAGGCTGA
- a CDS encoding GNAT family N-acetyltransferase, which produces MPLCSEDADDIFRLTHAGERDEIWAEMKVGPFDAVESFRAHVRDLLSDQSRTFLTLRTAAGPVGWLCLMEARPAHRVIELGYVLFAPALQRTIAASESLFLIMRHVFDELGYRRLEWTCTTANTKSRRAADRLGFVFEGILREGLTLKGRPCDICMYSLLAREWVAAGGAFLTWLSPDNFADGRQVRSLEQVRASL; this is translated from the coding sequence GTGCCGCTCTGCAGTGAGGATGCCGACGATATCTTCCGGCTAACCCATGCCGGCGAACGCGATGAGATCTGGGCGGAGATGAAGGTGGGCCCCTTCGATGCGGTTGAGTCCTTTCGCGCGCATGTCCGCGACCTGCTCAGCGACCAATCGCGCACATTCCTGACGCTACGCACGGCCGCAGGGCCTGTCGGCTGGCTCTGTCTGATGGAGGCGAGGCCGGCGCACCGGGTGATTGAACTGGGCTATGTCCTTTTCGCGCCCGCTCTGCAGAGGACTATCGCGGCCAGCGAGTCGCTCTTCCTCATCATGCGGCACGTCTTCGACGAACTAGGCTACCGTCGCCTGGAATGGACCTGCACCACAGCCAACACGAAATCCAGGCGGGCGGCCGATCGGCTGGGCTTCGTCTTCGAAGGCATACTGCGTGAGGGCCTCACCCTGAAAGGGCGCCCCTGCGACATCTGCATGTATTCCCTCCTGGCGCGAGAATGGGTCGCCGCCGGCGGCGCCTTCCTGACTTGGCTATCTCCCGACAATTTTGCCGATGGACGCCAAGTGCGGTCCCTGGAGCAAGTCAGAGCGTCCCTATGA
- a CDS encoding LacI family transcriptional regulator, with protein MAHRQAQQRRPSIHDVASRAGVSAATVSKVMAGVTTVKPENAQRVFDAVELLGYRVDPLASDMRRAKRRIIGAIMPEFESEFFGQMVTQLESLAEQRGYTLVAASSRESEARETEILARMHDWRVAGVVLAPVRNEHGPAAAFMRANGMTGVLIDRVLSDDAFDTVSADSAAASAEVARELLGKGHRHILVVGLGEQAATVRARLDGFRSTALKLAPDVRIDVVLAESDVEPLRAQLRDYFDKGERNGGGERPTAVYSLFLKGTLVALSEFRRRGWHCPNDISLVGFDDAEWMQVTWPAIAAVVQPVRQIAGHAMEALFARIEGGEGPPVARLEPCKVLMRESVGSPGNGPHSGGIRGT; from the coding sequence ATGGCGCATAGGCAGGCCCAGCAGCGGCGTCCGTCGATCCACGACGTGGCAAGCCGCGCCGGCGTGTCCGCCGCCACCGTCTCCAAGGTCATGGCCGGCGTCACCACGGTGAAGCCCGAGAACGCGCAGCGTGTCTTCGATGCCGTCGAGCTCTTGGGCTACCGCGTCGATCCGCTGGCCTCCGACATGCGCAGGGCCAAGCGCCGCATCATCGGCGCCATCATGCCGGAGTTCGAAAGCGAGTTCTTCGGCCAGATGGTCACCCAGCTCGAGAGCCTGGCCGAGCAGCGCGGCTATACGCTGGTGGCGGCGTCGAGCCGAGAATCCGAAGCGCGCGAAACCGAAATCCTGGCCCGCATGCATGACTGGCGGGTCGCCGGCGTGGTGCTGGCGCCGGTGCGCAACGAGCACGGCCCGGCGGCCGCGTTCATGAGGGCCAACGGCATGACCGGCGTGCTGATCGACCGCGTGCTGTCCGACGATGCCTTCGACACGGTGTCGGCCGACAGCGCGGCGGCCAGTGCCGAAGTGGCGCGTGAACTGCTCGGCAAGGGCCACCGCCACATACTGGTCGTCGGTCTTGGCGAACAGGCGGCGACCGTGCGGGCCCGCCTCGACGGCTTCCGCAGCACCGCGCTCAAGCTGGCGCCGGATGTCCGCATCGATGTCGTGCTTGCCGAAAGCGATGTCGAGCCGCTCAGGGCGCAGCTGCGCGACTATTTTGACAAGGGTGAAAGGAACGGCGGGGGCGAACGCCCGACGGCCGTCTATTCCCTGTTCCTCAAGGGCACGCTGGTGGCGCTGTCCGAATTCCGCCGGCGCGGCTGGCACTGCCCCAACGACATTTCGCTGGTCGGCTTCGACGATGCCGAATGGATGCAGGTGACATGGCCGGCCATCGCCGCCGTGGTGCAGCCGGTGCGCCAGATCGCCGGCCACGCGATGGAGGCCTTGTTTGCCAGGATCGAAGGCGGGGAGGGGCCGCCGGTCGCGCGGCTTGAGCCTTGCAAGGTTTTGATGCGGGAATCCGTTGGCTCGCCAGGCAACGGCCCGCATTCCGGGGGGATTCGAGGCACGTGA
- a CDS encoding DUF982 domain-containing protein, with the protein MTVNQPNMFSGIPIERSDGTISVLCTLPQMADALANGWPSDGPMFLAALAALVGERVGCCSTRDVHRAFIAAAVEADCLPDSYMKT; encoded by the coding sequence ATGACAGTCAACCAGCCAAATATGTTTTCCGGCATTCCCATCGAAAGAAGTGACGGCACCATCTCCGTCCTTTGCACACTTCCTCAAATGGCCGACGCTTTGGCGAACGGCTGGCCATCCGATGGCCCCATGTTTCTGGCTGCGCTTGCCGCCCTGGTGGGGGAAAGGGTGGGATGTTGCAGCACAAGGGACGTCCATCGAGCCTTCATCGCGGCAGCGGTTGAAGCCGATTGTCTCCCCGACAGCTACATGAAGACGTGA
- a CDS encoding Crp/Fnr family transcriptional regulator yields the protein MTDDDLALLEPGLHRVALPLRMPLVTPDVPIECVYFIERGIASVVARTSSGHQAEIGFIGYEGMAGYSLVMGDDRAPQACFVQLEGEAMRIDAGSFNAALATSPTLRLFLLRFVNSLQIQTGCTALVNARLKLANRLARWLLMCDDRVVGARFSITHEFLATMLGVRRPGVTIALQELEGLALIRSRRGEVIILDRPGLIALASGGYGEPEAEYSRLFGRDRFGGVMTRHGACCLRPVQHCRFCTNTR from the coding sequence ATGACCGACGACGACCTTGCGCTGCTCGAACCGGGTTTGCACCGAGTAGCCCTGCCGCTGAGAATGCCCCTTGTGACGCCCGACGTGCCGATTGAATGCGTTTATTTCATCGAGCGCGGAATTGCGTCGGTCGTCGCGCGCACGTCCAGTGGACACCAGGCGGAGATCGGCTTCATCGGCTATGAGGGGATGGCCGGATATTCGCTGGTGATGGGCGACGACCGCGCACCGCAAGCCTGCTTCGTACAACTCGAAGGCGAAGCGATGCGCATTGACGCAGGCAGCTTCAATGCGGCTCTAGCCACCAGTCCCACATTGCGATTGTTCCTGTTGCGCTTCGTCAATTCTCTGCAGATTCAGACCGGGTGTACCGCGCTTGTCAACGCGCGGTTGAAATTGGCGAACCGCCTGGCCCGGTGGTTGCTGATGTGCGACGACCGCGTGGTGGGCGCGCGGTTTTCCATTACCCACGAGTTCCTCGCCACGATGCTGGGCGTAAGACGGCCAGGCGTTACCATCGCCCTCCAGGAGTTGGAAGGTCTCGCTCTGATCCGGTCGCGCCGGGGTGAGGTCATCATACTGGACCGCCCTGGACTGATCGCACTGGCCAGCGGCGGGTATGGGGAGCCGGAAGCTGAATATAGCAGGCTTTTTGGGAGAGATCGGTTCGGGGGAGTGATGACCAGGCACGGCGCCTGTTGCCTCCGGCCGGTTCAACATTGTCGGTTTTGTACAAATACTCGATGA
- a CDS encoding FAD-dependent monooxygenase has protein sequence MATKKGSEMSTAEAGQTEVEVAIIGAGMAGTTLAMVLGQAGRKVALIDPHRVHHEEFRAEKIGMDQMLLFEKLGLDATVKRLVTSTTDTHVFRLGQFFAHEKKSEFTFSYGALINGLRDALPPQVPLTVGKVAEVSTGPDRQRLVLADGTVINARLLVVATGSSEALRRAVGVERIEQSKAHSLSMGFDLAISPREFGYESLTCYGKRAADRIAYISIFPLGNKMRANMFLYRQVAEPWTRAFRQDPQKMLCELMPEISAQCGNFAVASPVEVRQISLSTTQGHRRDGVVFIGDAFCTTCPTPGVGIGRVMTDVDQLHSIHIPRWLETPGMAADKINAFYDDPVKVACDEDGMRVSYYAKSITAETGLEWRIRRLRNNTARRLMIIGRKMRHLGQRRAPGMA, from the coding sequence ATTGCTACCAAAAAGGGCAGCGAAATGAGTACCGCAGAGGCTGGCCAAACCGAAGTCGAAGTGGCGATCATCGGCGCGGGAATGGCCGGCACCACCTTGGCAATGGTGTTGGGACAAGCCGGGCGCAAGGTGGCGCTGATCGATCCGCACCGCGTCCATCACGAGGAGTTCCGGGCCGAGAAGATCGGCATGGATCAGATGCTGCTGTTCGAAAAGCTCGGCCTCGATGCGACGGTGAAGCGTCTCGTCACCTCGACAACCGACACCCATGTCTTCCGCCTCGGCCAGTTCTTCGCGCATGAGAAGAAGTCGGAATTCACATTTTCCTATGGCGCGCTGATCAATGGCCTGCGCGACGCCCTGCCGCCGCAAGTGCCACTGACGGTCGGCAAGGTAGCCGAGGTCTCGACCGGGCCGGATCGGCAGCGGCTTGTGCTGGCCGACGGCACCGTCATCAATGCCCGCCTGCTGGTGGTGGCCACCGGCTCCAGCGAAGCGCTGCGGCGCGCCGTCGGGGTCGAGCGCATCGAGCAATCGAAGGCGCACTCGCTCTCGATGGGATTCGACCTCGCCATCTCTCCGCGTGAATTCGGCTATGAGTCCCTCACCTGCTACGGCAAGCGGGCCGCGGACCGTATCGCCTACATCAGCATCTTTCCCCTCGGCAACAAGATGCGGGCCAACATGTTCCTCTACCGGCAAGTGGCCGAGCCGTGGACGCGGGCGTTTCGCCAGGATCCCCAAAAGATGCTTTGCGAGCTGATGCCGGAGATATCAGCGCAATGCGGCAACTTCGCAGTCGCAAGTCCAGTCGAGGTCAGGCAGATCAGCCTGAGCACGACGCAAGGCCACCGCCGCGATGGAGTCGTCTTCATCGGCGACGCTTTCTGCACGACGTGTCCGACGCCGGGCGTCGGCATCGGGCGGGTGATGACCGATGTCGACCAGCTCCATTCGATTCACATTCCGCGCTGGCTGGAAACACCAGGCATGGCAGCCGACAAGATCAACGCCTTCTATGACGACCCGGTCAAGGTGGCTTGCGATGAGGACGGCATGCGTGTGAGCTACTATGCCAAGTCGATCACCGCCGAAACCGGGCTGGAGTGGCGCATCCGCCGCCTGCGCAACAACACGGCGCGCCGGCTGATGATCATCGGCCGCAAGATGCGGCATCTGGGACAGCGGCGGGCGCCCGGCATGGCGTGA
- a CDS encoding catalase, translating to MAKQASKAAGTAATIHDQKLQRGAGGELHQTATGSTPVLTTAQGGPVSDDQNSLKIGARGPTVLEDFHFREKIFHFDHERIPERVVHARGYGAHGYFETYESLARYTRADIFQRAGEKTPAFVRFSTVAGNKGSADLARDVRGFAVKLYTQEGNWDIVGNNIPVFFIQDAIKFPDLIHAAKAEPNSDFPQAQTAHDNFWDFISLTPESMHMIMWAMSDRAIPRSLRFMEGFGVHTFRLLNANDESTFVKFLWKPKLGLQSVAWNEAVKINGADPDFHRRDLWDAIHAGNFPEWELQLQLFDQAFADSFDFDILDPTKLIPEEVLPPIAVGRLVLDRMPDNFFAETEQVAFMTQNVPPGVDFSNDPLLQGRNFSYLDTQIKRLGSTNFTHLPINAPKCPFHNFQQDGHMAMRNPVGRANYQPNSWDEGPRESPAKGFRSFAEVETGPKARLRSETFADHYSQARQFYISQQPVEQAHIASALTFELSKVQTPVIRERIVSHLLNIDDGLAGKVADSLGLKTMPKPADAAVPTRRDLPASDALSILKNGPGRFEGRKLGILVTDGTDAALLNALKQSLTKAGASFEIIAPKVGGAKASDGSWIDARQMISGAPSVLYDAVALLPAKPAMAELLKESTARDFVADAFAHCKFIGFVEAAAALLSKAGVAEDEAVIPLASVKDIAGFVTRLGELRWWAREPKVKLG from the coding sequence ATGGCGAAGCAAGCATCCAAAGCGGCGGGAACGGCCGCCACCATCCACGATCAGAAACTGCAGCGCGGCGCAGGCGGCGAACTGCACCAGACAGCAACCGGCTCGACGCCGGTGTTGACGACCGCACAGGGCGGACCGGTTTCCGACGACCAGAACTCGCTCAAGATCGGCGCCCGCGGCCCTACCGTCCTGGAAGACTTTCACTTCCGCGAAAAGATCTTCCATTTCGACCACGAGCGCATCCCCGAGCGCGTTGTCCATGCGCGCGGCTATGGCGCGCACGGCTATTTCGAAACCTATGAATCGCTGGCCAGATACACGCGTGCCGACATTTTCCAGCGCGCCGGCGAAAAGACACCGGCTTTCGTGCGCTTTTCCACCGTTGCCGGCAACAAGGGCTCCGCCGACCTTGCGCGCGATGTGCGCGGCTTCGCCGTCAAGCTGTATACGCAGGAAGGCAACTGGGACATTGTCGGCAACAACATACCGGTGTTCTTCATCCAGGATGCGATCAAATTTCCAGACCTGATCCACGCCGCCAAGGCCGAGCCCAACAGCGATTTCCCGCAGGCGCAGACCGCGCATGACAATTTCTGGGACTTCATTTCGCTGACGCCCGAGAGCATGCACATGATCATGTGGGCGATGTCCGACCGGGCCATCCCGCGCTCCTTGCGCTTCATGGAAGGGTTTGGCGTTCATACGTTCCGGCTACTCAACGCCAACGATGAATCGACCTTCGTGAAATTCCTCTGGAAGCCGAAGCTCGGTCTCCAGTCGGTGGCCTGGAACGAAGCGGTCAAGATCAACGGCGCCGACCCCGACTTCCATCGCCGCGACCTCTGGGACGCGATCCATGCAGGCAATTTCCCGGAATGGGAACTGCAGCTGCAGCTCTTCGATCAGGCCTTCGCCGACAGCTTCGACTTCGACATCCTCGATCCCACCAAGCTGATCCCCGAGGAGGTGCTGCCGCCGATCGCGGTCGGCCGCCTGGTGCTCGATCGCATGCCCGACAATTTCTTCGCCGAAACCGAACAGGTCGCGTTCATGACGCAGAACGTGCCGCCCGGCGTCGACTTCTCCAACGATCCACTGCTGCAGGGCCGGAATTTTTCCTATCTCGACACGCAGATCAAACGGCTGGGTAGCACCAACTTCACCCACCTTCCGATCAACGCGCCGAAATGTCCCTTCCATAACTTCCAGCAGGATGGGCACATGGCGATGCGCAACCCGGTCGGCCGGGCGAACTACCAGCCGAATTCATGGGACGAAGGTCCGCGTGAATCGCCGGCCAAGGGGTTCCGGTCGTTTGCCGAAGTCGAAACCGGGCCAAAGGCCCGGTTGCGCTCGGAAACCTTTGCCGACCATTACAGCCAGGCGCGCCAGTTCTACATCAGCCAGCAGCCCGTGGAGCAGGCACACATCGCCTCGGCACTGACTTTCGAGCTGAGCAAGGTGCAAACCCCCGTCATTCGCGAGCGCATCGTCTCCCATCTTCTGAACATCGATGACGGGCTGGCCGGCAAGGTGGCGGATTCGCTCGGTTTGAAAACCATGCCGAAGCCCGCCGATGCGGCGGTGCCGACGCGTCGGGATCTTCCCGCGTCGGACGCGCTCAGCATCCTCAAGAACGGCCCCGGTCGTTTCGAGGGCCGCAAGCTTGGAATTCTGGTGACAGACGGGACCGATGCCGCCTTGCTGAATGCCCTGAAGCAGTCGCTGACAAAGGCCGGCGCAAGCTTCGAGATCATCGCGCCGAAGGTCGGCGGCGCCAAGGCCAGCGACGGCAGCTGGATCGACGCCCGGCAGATGATATCAGGCGCACCCTCGGTTCTCTATGACGCCGTGGCACTCCTGCCGGCAAAGCCTGCAATGGCGGAGTTGCTGAAGGAATCGACCGCCCGCGACTTCGTTGCGGATGCCTTCGCCCATTGCAAGTTCATCGGCTTCGTTGAAGCTGCCGCAGCTTTGTTGTCCAAGGCCGGAGTTGCAGAGGACGAGGCGGTTATCCCGCTTGCGTCAGTCAAGGACATTGCTGGCTTTGTGACCAGGCTCGGCGAACTGCGTTGGTGGGCACGCGAGCCGAAAGTGAAGCTGGGGTGA
- a CDS encoding sugar phosphate isomerase/epimerase produces the protein MNTFGLHTFAIAPIWNLDLIEPQMERLKGLGIGLLEIPLLRPEEIDTLRTRAFAERWNVELIPSLGLPASLDVVARPDEALAFLEPAFAVCEAVGSAALGGVTYGTIGKTSGRAPTAEEIDGMCRFLVRAAKAAKAHGLKLGIEPCNRYETHLINRGIDAARIIERVGADNIFIHLDTYHMHIEEESFEAGFRAAAPYLGYVHVSEANRGVPGRGMLNWAACMQAIADIGYSGAITLESMNHVDVDIAGGLAVWRPVADNPDDVIGVGLPFLREAARKAGLTLG, from the coding sequence ATGAACACTTTTGGATTGCACACCTTCGCCATTGCCCCGATCTGGAATCTCGACCTCATCGAGCCGCAGATGGAGCGGCTGAAGGGGCTGGGCATCGGCCTGCTGGAGATTCCGCTGCTGCGCCCCGAGGAGATCGACACTCTGCGCACACGCGCCTTCGCCGAACGCTGGAATGTCGAGCTTATTCCGTCGCTTGGCCTGCCTGCTTCACTCGACGTGGTGGCACGCCCCGACGAGGCGCTGGCCTTTCTTGAGCCGGCCTTTGCCGTGTGTGAAGCGGTGGGCAGTGCGGCGCTGGGTGGCGTCACCTACGGCACGATCGGCAAGACTTCCGGACGTGCGCCGACGGCGGAGGAAATCGACGGCATGTGCAGGTTCCTGGTCCGCGCGGCCAAGGCCGCCAAGGCGCATGGGCTGAAGCTCGGCATCGAGCCCTGCAACCGCTACGAGACGCATCTGATCAATCGCGGCATCGATGCGGCAAGGATCATCGAGCGCGTCGGCGCCGACAATATCTTCATCCATCTCGACACCTACCACATGCATATCGAGGAGGAGAGTTTCGAAGCCGGCTTCCGCGCCGCCGCACCCTATCTCGGCTACGTCCATGTCTCCGAAGCCAATCGCGGCGTGCCGGGACGTGGGATGCTCAACTGGGCGGCCTGCATGCAGGCAATCGCGGATATCGGCTACAGCGGCGCCATCACGCTGGAAAGCATGAACCATGTCGATGTCGATATCGCCGGCGGGCTCGCCGTGTGGCGGCCGGTGGCCGACAATCCGGACGACGTCATTGGCGTCGGCCTGCCGTTCCTGCGCGAGGCGGCGCGGAAGGCGGGGCTGACGCTGGGGTGA
- a CDS encoding Crp/Fnr family transcriptional regulator, with product MTDPDKNIQYRNQLLRRMPADDLALLKPHMQRCELPLRMMLVTPGTPIEAVYFIEQGIGSVVARTTSGHEAEVGFIGFEGMTGSSLVMGDDRGVHACFVQLEGEAIRIEAGAFNAALVASATLRMFLLRFVNALQTQTGCTALVNARLKLEERLARWLLMCDDRVSGERLAITHEFLAIMLGVRRPGVTVALQLLEGRALIRARRGEIVIRDRVGLLELANGGYGEAEAEYVRLIGEVSAG from the coding sequence ATGACTGATCCCGATAAAAACATTCAATACCGAAATCAATTGCTGCGGCGCATGCCCGCGGATGATCTGGCACTGCTCAAGCCGCACATGCAGCGCTGCGAATTGCCGCTGCGGATGATGCTGGTGACCCCCGGCACCCCGATCGAGGCGGTCTACTTCATCGAACAGGGCATTGGTTCGGTGGTCGCCCGCACGACGAGCGGCCACGAGGCCGAAGTCGGCTTCATCGGCTTCGAAGGCATGACCGGATCTTCCCTGGTGATGGGTGACGACCGCGGGGTGCATGCGTGTTTCGTGCAGCTCGAAGGCGAAGCCATCCGCATCGAAGCGGGCGCTTTCAATGCGGCACTCGTGGCCAGCGCGACCTTGCGCATGTTCCTGCTGCGCTTCGTCAACGCCCTGCAGACCCAGACCGGCTGCACCGCCCTCGTCAATGCACGGCTGAAGCTCGAGGAGCGGCTCGCGCGCTGGCTGCTCATGTGCGACGATCGTGTGTCCGGCGAACGCCTCGCCATCACCCACGAATTCCTGGCCATCATGCTTGGTGTCAGGCGGCCGGGCGTCACCGTCGCCCTCCAACTGCTCGAAGGCCGCGCACTGATCCGGGCGCGCCGGGGCGAGATCGTCATTCGCGACCGCGTCGGTCTGCTGGAACTCGCCAATGGCGGCTACGGCGAAGCAGAGGCCGAATATGTCAGGCTGATCGGCGAAGTAAGCGCAGGCTGA
- a CDS encoding formyl transferase produces MRISLRLDGDCVRAFHVALLERLAALGDVELSVDIRPTGGGIPRSAAALFQLETAIHGLSHDGLAKRVPLSTLAPYKTQSPAAPDLVIDLCGDVSLEGTRVWRVTYDGTSGEAALLALILAGRTPLARIEENGVAIAAGRLGTEYGGIALASFQDMLARTASLIIAALSGAAKSVPDLPEPAQAGAPPPMPSAGKLGVRAGKALARRIVQKIYHLCYNAPHWKVGWRQTRGRDLLDLRAHPASGWQELPDDGSRFYADPFPIVYQGQLTLFVEDYIHRLGRAIISAVPFGPAGPLGRPEPVLDLPYHLSYPFVFERDGQVWMVPESCANGTVDLYRATAFPGGWVKEATLLSGVIASDATLVEHGGAWWLFATVRDGGGAFSDALHLWSAPDFRGPWTPHPNNPVLIDIASARPAGRMVKRGNDLLRPVQDCRRSYGAALGIARISHLDLIGMEQVVETILNPGALWNGRKLHTLNEAGGFEFIDGSAIAPRWKRRVRD; encoded by the coding sequence ATGCGGATAAGCCTGCGCCTGGACGGCGACTGCGTGCGCGCCTTCCATGTCGCGCTGCTGGAGCGCCTTGCCGCACTTGGCGATGTCGAGCTGTCCGTCGATATCAGGCCCACCGGCGGCGGCATCCCGCGCAGCGCCGCGGCCCTGTTTCAGCTCGAAACGGCGATACACGGCCTGTCCCATGATGGGCTGGCGAAGCGCGTGCCGCTTTCGACGCTCGCGCCCTACAAGACACAGTCCCCCGCTGCGCCTGACCTGGTGATCGACCTCTGCGGCGATGTCAGCCTGGAGGGCACGCGGGTCTGGCGGGTCACCTATGATGGCACCAGCGGCGAAGCGGCCTTGCTGGCCTTGATCCTCGCCGGCCGCACACCGCTTGCCCGCATCGAGGAGAACGGTGTTGCGATTGCCGCCGGGCGCCTGGGAACCGAATATGGCGGCATCGCGCTCGCGTCCTTCCAGGACATGCTGGCGCGCACGGCAAGCCTGATCATAGCTGCCCTGTCAGGCGCGGCAAAATCGGTGCCTGATCTACCCGAGCCGGCGCAGGCAGGTGCCCCGCCGCCAATGCCCTCGGCCGGCAAGCTTGGCGTCAGAGCCGGCAAGGCGCTGGCGCGGCGGATCGTCCAGAAAATCTACCATCTTTGCTACAACGCGCCGCACTGGAAGGTCGGCTGGCGGCAGACCAGGGGCCGCGATCTGCTCGACCTGCGCGCGCATCCGGCATCGGGCTGGCAAGAGCTGCCGGATGATGGCAGCCGCTTCTACGCCGACCCGTTCCCGATCGTTTACCAGGGCCAGCTAACCCTGTTCGTCGAGGACTATATCCACCGGCTGGGCCGGGCCATCATCTCCGCCGTGCCCTTCGGCCCTGCAGGCCCGCTCGGCCGCCCTGAGCCGGTGCTGGACCTGCCCTACCATCTTTCCTACCCCTTCGTCTTCGAGCGCGACGGCCAGGTCTGGATGGTGCCGGAAAGCTGCGCCAACGGCACGGTCGATCTCTACCGGGCCACCGCCTTTCCCGGCGGATGGGTCAAGGAGGCGACGCTACTGTCCGGCGTCATCGCCAGCGACGCCACCCTGGTCGAGCACGGCGGCGCCTGGTGGCTGTTCGCTACCGTTCGGGATGGCGGCGGCGCCTTCTCCGACGCGCTGCATCTGTGGTCGGCGCCGGACTTTCGCGGTCCCTGGACGCCGCATCCGAACAATCCCGTGCTGATCGACATCGCCTCGGCGCGGCCGGCGGGCCGCATGGTCAAGCGCGGCAACGACCTGCTGCGCCCGGTTCAGGACTGCCGCAGGAGCTATGGCGCGGCACTCGGCATTGCACGCATTTCTCACCTTGATTTGATCGGCATGGAGCAAGTCGTTGAAACCATCTTAAATCCGGGTGCGCTATGGAATGGGCGCAAACTTCACACACTCAACGAGGCAGGCGGTTTTGAGTTCATCGATGGCTCGGCAATCGCACCGCGCTGGAAACGACGGGTCCGCGATTAA
- a CDS encoding NAD(P)H-dependent oxidoreductase — protein MKVNVIYAHPLTDSYHASLHKRVVRTLRARGDEVIDFDLHQMNFNPVMQAEERRGHFDPSLVPAELQIYIDALRWAEACVLCFPTWWSGMPAILKGYFDRVWRLGVAYDLPADGGTIKPALLNIRRMGVVTTCGSPWYTEIYMQNPSKKVLLRGLKTMCGRSIKHLYLTGYSIEGISSERREMFARHVERKFEKF, from the coding sequence ATGAAAGTCAATGTAATCTACGCGCATCCGCTAACCGACAGCTACCATGCGTCGCTTCACAAGCGTGTCGTCCGGACCCTCAGGGCCAGGGGCGACGAAGTTATCGATTTCGATCTCCATCAGATGAACTTCAATCCCGTGATGCAGGCAGAGGAAAGACGCGGCCATTTTGATCCGTCTCTGGTGCCCGCTGAATTGCAGATCTATATCGACGCGCTGAGGTGGGCCGAGGCTTGCGTCCTCTGCTTCCCCACGTGGTGGTCAGGCATGCCGGCAATTCTGAAGGGCTATTTCGATCGGGTCTGGCGGCTAGGCGTGGCGTACGATTTGCCGGCAGACGGCGGCACGATCAAGCCAGCGCTTTTGAACATCCGCCGCATGGGGGTGGTCACCACATGCGGTTCGCCGTGGTATACAGAAATCTACATGCAGAACCCGAGCAAGAAGGTGCTGCTGCGCGGCCTGAAGACGATGTGCGGCCGCAGTATCAAGCACCTCTACCTGACGGGATATTCGATCGAGGGCATTTCCAGTGAACGCAGGGAGATGTTCGCGCGTCATGTGGAACGCAAGTTCGAGAAATTCTAG